In Cygnus atratus isolate AKBS03 ecotype Queensland, Australia chromosome 5, CAtr_DNAZoo_HiC_assembly, whole genome shotgun sequence, a single window of DNA contains:
- the RD3L gene encoding protein RD3-like, whose amino-acid sequence MPLFGWMKWSKNDSYKSTRYPGSELVTKTLLRELKWHLKERERLVQEIENEQKVQKPGTDYNWLKNYQNPQATIPATEQRQLEVLCSQIQPCQTGTILSRFREVLAENDVLPWEIVYIFKQVLQDFLTNIERENQQEQLADVRNTNCSEHCSLRGDSSNKSDKDEIPTVSSYVDKNTQSMFPTFSDRIWNLPYYYPSS is encoded by the exons ATGCCACTTTTTGGCTGGATGAAATGGTCAAAGAACGATTCCTACAAATCCACAAGGTATCCTGGATCAGAACTAGTTACCAAAACCTTGCTGAGGGAACTGAAATGGCACCTGAAAGAGCGTGAAAGATTAGTGCAAGAGattgaaaatgaacagaaagtcCAGAAACCTGGCACGGATTACAACTGGCTGAAGAACTACCAAAATCCTCAAGCAACAATTCCAGCCACGGAGCAGCGGCAGCTGGAAGTCCTCTGTTCTCAAATCCAGCCCTGCCAAACTGGAACCATCCTCAGCAG gTTTCGTGAAGTTTTGGCAGAAAACGATGTTTTACCTTGGGAAATAGTCTACATATTCAAACAAGTTTTACAAGATTTCCTTACTAACATTGAGAGAGAAAACCAACAAGAGCAACTGGCAGACGTACGGAATACAAATTGCTCTGAACATTGCAGCCTGCGTGGAGACAGTTCTAACAAATCAGACAAAGATGAAATCCCCACCGTTTCAAGTTATGTCGACAAAAACACGCAAAGCATGTTTCCCACTTTCTCTGATAGAATCTGGAACCTTCCATACTACTACCCATCAA